One Coccinella septempunctata chromosome 1, icCocSept1.1, whole genome shotgun sequence DNA window includes the following coding sequences:
- the LOC123308214 gene encoding uncharacterized protein LOC123308214: MGDRSLKVLFYADDGVVVAGNEDAVQCLLYKMKISAEKFNMSISINKTQSMVISKNPIRCKLAVDSGIIQQVSRFNYLETNISCERNLLEEARTQSIKASRVSGYLRDIVWRNKAMSSQSKTRIYKTCVRPILTYASETRAETSKTKSIMRTTEMKILRTIKGVTLRDRIRSDIRAELGVQDVVRWVRTRKRFSRDLVERMPEDRWAKWAKNQKPNKRRPVGKPPKRWYVRELEFSIGGRSQKRAKCTGLNRTWSY; this comes from the coding sequence ATGGGTGACCGATCCCTAAAGGTGTTGTTTTACGCAGACGATGGTGTTGTCGTAGCAGGAAATGAAGATGCCGTGCAATGTCTATTATATAAGATGAAAATATCcgctgaaaaatttaatatgagCATTTCCATCAACAAGACACAATCAATGGTCATCTCTAAAAATCCTATTAGATGCAAATTGGCAGTCGATAGTGGAATAATACAGCAGGTATCAAGATTCAATTACCTGGAAACAAATATATCGTGTGAAAGAAACCTATTAGAAGAGGCACGAACACAATCGATAAAGGCATCGAGAGTCAGCGGCTATCTGAGAGATATAGTGTGGAGGAACAAAGCGATGAGTTCACAGAGCAAGACCAGAATCTACAAAACGTGTGTAAGACCTATTCTCACGTAtgcctcagaaactagagccgaAACATCGAAAACAAAAAGCATAATGAGAACCACAGAGATGAAAATATTGCGAACCATCAAGGGAGTCACTCTAAGGGACCGAATAAGAAGTGACATAAGAGCAGAATTGGGCGTACAGGATGTGGTGAGATGGGTCAGGACACGAAAACGGTTCTCGAGGGATCTCGTAGAAAGAATGCCAGAAGACAGATGGGCAAAGTGGGCTAAAAATCAGAAACCGAACAAACGCAGACCTGTAGGAAAACCACCAAAAAGGTGGTACGTACGAGAGTTGGAGTTCAGTATCGGAGGAAGATCCCAGAAGAGGGCCAAATGTACAGGATTGAACAGGACTTGGTCCTATtga
- the LOC123308294 gene encoding poly [ADP-ribose] polymerase tankyrase-1-like, whose protein sequence is MFNLMVNYLRDINMQHGISTDTALHIAIERGFYKTTRKILSVNKADVNTRNNEYKETPLHRAVYWHRLKFINLLIEHGGNMKITDAQGRTPLHCACHCVHNKDSKKIIEKCMEYNSLYSRTTHMGYTPMHTLISRSKETTEEAAEVVELFLERGFDLETKDFRGCTPLYLSLKRDVEPMALLLLRHGAHLDITADYAIHFLLPHIVSTEELNEMSRTILKFIALEVSKGAAMHESLGEILRERKDASTYLKMCYQEIEILKSIKIENTFITYWKLLTRSIKQVGMYADNYYIAEAMRTFEISSYPIYGPDIHYKYAKGQRRLELMNACADSLNRMWEWKLPSVFVNMVIDRLTIPDMENVKNARRYI, encoded by the coding sequence atgtTCAATTTGATGGTGAATTACCTTAGAGACATCAACATGCAACACGGAATCTCGACAGATACAGCACTTCATATTGCTATCGAAAGAGGATTTTACAAGACAACGAGAAAAATATTGTCAGTGAATAAGGCCGATGTCAATACACGCAACAACGAATACAAAGAAACCCCACTTCATCGTGCTGTATATTGGCACAGgttaaaattcataaatttactTATCGAGCATGGGGGAAACATGAAAATTACAGATGCGCAGGGGAGAACTCCTCTACATTGTGCTTGTCACTGTGTTCATAATAAAGACTCTAAAAAGATCATTGAGAAATGTATGGAATATAACTCTTTATATTCTAGAACCACCCATATGGGTTATACTCCTATGCACACATTAATCTCTCGGTCGAAAGAAACAACAGAGGAGGCTGCAGAAGTGGTGGAGCTTTTCCTAGAAAGAGGATTTGATTTGGAGACCAAGGATTTCCGCGGATGCACACCACTGTATCTAAGCTTGAAAAGAGACGTTGAGCCAATGGCCTTATTACTTCTAAGACACGGTGCTCATCTTGATATAACTGCAGACTAtgctattcattttctcttaccTCATATTGTAAGCACGGAAGAATTGAACGAAATGAGCAGGACTATCCTAAAATTTATTGCCTTGGAAGTTTCAAAGGGGGCTGCAATGCACGAAAGTCTAGGGGAGATCTTGAGAGAACGAAAGGACGCAAGCACTTACTTGAAAATGTGTTATCAAGAAATTGAGATCCTCAAATCTATCAAAATTGAGAATACATTCATCACTTATTGGAAACTTCTGACTAGAAGTATAAAACAAGTAGGAATGTACGCCGATAACTATTATATCGCTGAAGCAATGAGGACATTCGAAATAAGCTCATATCCAATTTATGGCCCAGACATTCATTACAAGTATGCGAAAGGACAAAGGAGGTTGGAATTGATGAATGCATGTGCAGACAGTTTGAACAGAATGTGGGAATGGAAATTACCATCAGTTTTCGTGAATATGGTAATTGATCGTCTCACAATTCCTGATATGGAGAATGTAAAAAATGCAAGGCGttatatttaa